One Brachybacterium aquaticum genomic region harbors:
- a CDS encoding aldehyde dehydrogenase family protein translates to MATDAPATAQSDATQPAAAHPDVDPTTRERILADVAALRASFDAGTTRPLQARLDQLDALARGVRAERSRLVAALAEDLGKSRTESAITELGVVTAEIAHMRRNLRGWLRPQSFDPGALLAPARGQIRREPLGTTLIIAPWNYPVNLALAPLIGVIAGGNTALLKPSEVAPATSAALAHLVRTHLDPAWVRVVEGGVPETTLLLEQRFDLILYTGNGTVGRIVSRAAAEHLTPVVLELGGKSPVFVDEGTDLAAAARRIVWGKFTNTGQTCIAPDHLMATPRTLTALVPHLRRETLALYGRDPRRSADYGRMVSEKQFDRVLGLIDDDKAVLGGTATADRSARYLPPTILDRVDWDDPVMGEEIFGPVLPLLAVDGPDEAIARIRAGEKPLTAYVFTPRREIEERFAEETSSGSLALGLTLAHVGTPAMPFGGVGESGTGAYHGRASLETFTHAKPVVRKPLHPDTLRLVMPPYRPWKKALLGRLFR, encoded by the coding sequence ATGGCCACCGACGCCCCCGCCACCGCACAGTCCGACGCCACCCAGCCCGCCGCCGCCCACCCCGACGTCGACCCCACGACCCGCGAGCGGATCCTCGCCGACGTCGCCGCGCTGCGCGCCTCCTTCGACGCCGGCACCACCCGTCCGCTCCAGGCGCGCCTCGACCAGCTGGACGCCCTTGCCCGCGGTGTGCGCGCCGAGCGCAGCCGGCTCGTCGCCGCACTCGCCGAGGACCTCGGCAAGTCCCGCACCGAGTCCGCGATCACCGAGCTCGGCGTGGTCACCGCGGAGATCGCGCACATGCGCCGGAACCTCCGCGGGTGGCTGCGCCCGCAGAGCTTCGATCCCGGTGCCCTGCTCGCCCCGGCGCGCGGGCAGATCCGCCGCGAACCGCTCGGGACCACGCTGATCATCGCGCCGTGGAACTACCCCGTGAACCTCGCGCTCGCCCCGCTGATCGGCGTGATCGCGGGCGGGAACACCGCGCTGCTGAAGCCCAGCGAGGTCGCCCCGGCCACCTCCGCCGCGCTCGCGCACCTCGTGCGCACCCACCTCGACCCCGCCTGGGTGCGGGTGGTGGAGGGCGGGGTCCCCGAGACCACGCTGCTGCTCGAGCAGCGCTTCGACCTGATCCTCTACACCGGCAACGGGACCGTGGGCCGGATCGTGTCCCGCGCCGCCGCCGAGCATCTCACCCCGGTCGTCCTCGAGCTCGGCGGGAAGTCGCCCGTGTTCGTGGACGAGGGCACGGACCTCGCCGCCGCCGCGCGCCGCATCGTGTGGGGCAAGTTCACCAACACCGGCCAGACCTGCATCGCGCCCGACCACCTCATGGCCACCCCGCGCACCCTCACCGCGCTCGTCCCGCACCTGCGCCGCGAGACCCTCGCCCTGTACGGCCGGGACCCCAGGCGCTCCGCCGACTACGGCCGGATGGTCAGCGAGAAACAGTTCGACCGGGTGCTCGGCCTCATCGACGACGACAAGGCCGTCCTCGGCGGCACCGCCACGGCCGACCGCTCAGCCCGCTACCTCCCGCCCACGATCCTCGACCGCGTTGACTGGGACGACCCGGTGATGGGGGAGGAGATCTTCGGCCCCGTCCTGCCGCTGCTGGCCGTGGACGGCCCGGACGAGGCGATCGCCCGCATCCGCGCCGGGGAGAAGCCGCTGACCGCCTACGTGTTCACCCCCCGCCGCGAGATCGAGGAGCGCTTCGCCGAGGAGACCTCGTCCGGCTCCCTCGCGCTCGGGCTCACCCTCGCGCACGTCGGCACCCCGGCCATGCCCTTCGGCGGGGTGGGGGAGTCCGGCACCGGCGCGTACCACGGCCGGGCGAGCCTGGAGACGTTCACCCATGCCAAGCCCGTGGTCCGCAAGCCCCTCCACCCGGACACGCTGCGGCTGGTGATGCCGCCCTACCGGCCGTGGAAGAAGGCGCTGCTGGGCCGGCTGTTCCGCTAG
- a CDS encoding TlpA family protein disulfide reductase — MAVLLAAPILLSITLLVSGLAKLGSRQATQDAMISLRLPFEPLHRSIASVLPVAEIVLALALWFPAVPLQVMVSVLVAALMLAYLVIIGRALTFEEEVECSCFGTLASPTVSKATLGRNIILTILGVLTIASAATGLMTTALVQTPLALVGLGIALLAAIALTVCTLGGAMPAVPADAGGTGRAAVAGGAATDAAPTGVSSTGDADPLDGEDVGEDGMLDYERVVIPGAVLQKPDRSLVTLHQLARSRAVLLLFVTEGCGPCVRVLGHSEEWLRDLGGVLEIHYVFSRAIEELSPRSTDLSAGRALYDPYFTARAALGANASPSAVLLGADGMLAGGPVSGGDAVIEFVEEIREQLAEAQETGDLPVG, encoded by the coding sequence ATGGCCGTGCTGCTCGCCGCACCGATCCTGCTGTCGATCACGCTGCTCGTCTCCGGGCTCGCGAAGCTCGGCTCCCGGCAGGCGACGCAGGACGCGATGATCTCCCTGCGCCTGCCCTTCGAGCCGCTGCACCGCTCGATCGCCTCCGTGCTGCCGGTCGCCGAGATCGTCCTCGCCCTGGCGCTGTGGTTCCCGGCCGTGCCGCTGCAGGTGATGGTCTCCGTGCTGGTCGCCGCGCTGATGCTCGCGTACCTGGTGATCATCGGCCGGGCGCTCACCTTCGAGGAGGAGGTGGAGTGCTCCTGCTTCGGCACCCTCGCCTCCCCCACCGTCTCCAAGGCGACGCTCGGGCGGAACATCATCCTCACCATCCTCGGCGTGCTCACCATCGCCTCTGCGGCGACGGGGCTCATGACCACCGCGCTCGTGCAGACCCCGCTCGCGCTCGTGGGGCTCGGGATCGCACTCCTCGCGGCGATCGCGCTGACGGTGTGCACGCTGGGTGGGGCGATGCCGGCGGTGCCGGCCGATGCCGGTGGCACCGGGCGGGCTGCCGTTGCGGGCGGGGCGGCGACGGATGCGGCGCCGACGGGTGTGTCGAGCACCGGAGACGCGGACCCGCTCGACGGCGAGGACGTCGGCGAGGACGGGATGCTGGACTACGAGCGGGTCGTGATCCCCGGGGCTGTCCTGCAGAAGCCCGACCGCTCGCTCGTCACCCTCCACCAGCTCGCCCGCAGCCGTGCGGTGCTCCTCCTGTTCGTCACGGAGGGATGCGGTCCGTGCGTCCGGGTGCTCGGCCATTCGGAGGAGTGGCTCCGGGATCTCGGCGGGGTGCTCGAGATCCACTACGTCTTCTCCCGCGCGATCGAGGAGCTGTCCCCCCGCTCCACGGACCTCTCCGCCGGACGCGCGCTCTACGACCCGTACTTCACGGCCCGCGCCGCACTCGGCGCGAATGCCTCACCGTCCGCGGTCCTCCTTGGCGCCGACGGGATGCTCGCCGGCGGTCCGGTCTCCGGCGGTGACGCGGTGATCGAGTTCGTCGAGGAGATCCGGGAGCAGCTCGCGGAGGCGCAGGAGACCGGCGACCTGCCCGTCGGCTGA
- a CDS encoding pyruvate dehydrogenase: MARTSFAQLLVTQLRDLGVQRIYGVVGDSLNPVVDAVRTTDGIEWVHVRNEEAGAFAAGAEARLTGRLAVCAGSCGPGNTHLVQGLYDAHRDGAPVLAIASHIPSGKIGTGFFQETHPEALFQECSHFCEMVNSGTHGARMLHIAIQTAIAERGVSVLVLPGDVADDEVDGPLTRDLATELGAIQPAPGPVGRLAEMIDEARTVMLFAGAGVRGAREEVLALADRVKAPVGHAFGGKEWIQYDNPFDVGMSGLLGYGACYDAMHEADLVLLLGTDFPYSEFLPDGDGTPRIVQIDANASRLGRRVPLDLAVHGDIALTLQAVMPLLTGTKDAKFLQRMLKQHHKALKGVVSAYTKNVERMTPIHPEFVAATLDDLADDDAVFTVDTGMCNVWGARYITPNGKRRVFGSWHHGTMANALPQAIGASKAYPGRQVISMSGDGGLGMLMGELLTVKLHRLDTKIVVFNNSSLGMVKLEMLVEGLPDHETDHEDVDYAAIANAVGIHAVRITDPKKLKRQLADALATPGPVLIDVVTDPDALSMPPKITAQQIRGFASASTKVVLGGGVGKMLDMAAANLRNMPR; this comes from the coding sequence ATGGCCCGCACCAGCTTCGCCCAGCTCCTCGTCACCCAGCTCCGCGACCTCGGCGTCCAGCGGATCTACGGCGTGGTGGGGGACTCCCTGAACCCCGTCGTCGACGCCGTGCGCACCACCGATGGCATCGAGTGGGTCCACGTGCGCAACGAGGAGGCCGGCGCCTTCGCCGCCGGCGCCGAAGCACGGCTGACCGGCAGGCTCGCGGTGTGTGCGGGTTCTTGCGGGCCGGGCAACACCCACCTCGTCCAGGGCCTGTACGACGCCCACCGCGACGGCGCCCCCGTGCTCGCCATCGCCTCCCACATCCCCTCCGGCAAGATCGGCACCGGCTTCTTCCAGGAGACCCACCCCGAGGCCCTGTTCCAGGAGTGCTCCCACTTCTGCGAGATGGTCAACTCCGGCACCCACGGCGCCCGGATGCTGCACATCGCCATCCAGACCGCCATCGCCGAGCGCGGCGTCTCCGTGCTGGTCCTGCCCGGCGACGTCGCCGACGACGAGGTCGACGGGCCGCTGACCCGCGACCTCGCCACCGAGCTCGGCGCAATCCAGCCCGCCCCCGGGCCCGTGGGCCGCCTGGCCGAGATGATCGACGAGGCCCGCACCGTCATGCTGTTCGCCGGCGCCGGCGTGCGCGGTGCCCGCGAGGAGGTACTCGCCCTGGCCGACCGGGTGAAGGCCCCCGTCGGCCACGCCTTCGGCGGCAAGGAATGGATCCAGTACGACAACCCCTTCGACGTCGGCATGAGCGGCCTGCTCGGCTACGGCGCGTGCTACGACGCGATGCACGAGGCCGACCTCGTGCTCCTGCTGGGCACCGACTTCCCCTACAGCGAGTTCCTGCCCGATGGCGATGGCACCCCGAGGATCGTTCAGATCGACGCGAACGCCTCCCGCCTGGGTCGCCGCGTCCCGCTGGACCTCGCGGTCCACGGCGACATCGCCCTCACCCTCCAGGCCGTGATGCCGCTGCTGACCGGCACGAAGGACGCGAAGTTCCTCCAGCGCATGCTCAAGCAGCACCACAAGGCGCTCAAGGGCGTCGTCTCGGCGTACACGAAGAACGTCGAGCGGATGACCCCGATCCATCCCGAGTTCGTCGCCGCCACCCTCGACGACCTCGCCGACGACGACGCCGTGTTCACCGTGGACACCGGCATGTGCAACGTGTGGGGCGCCCGCTACATCACCCCCAACGGGAAGCGGCGCGTGTTCGGGTCCTGGCACCACGGCACGATGGCCAATGCGCTCCCACAGGCCATCGGCGCCTCCAAGGCCTACCCGGGTCGCCAGGTGATCTCGATGAGCGGCGACGGCGGTCTCGGCATGCTGATGGGCGAGCTGCTCACCGTGAAGCTGCACCGACTGGACACCAAGATCGTGGTGTTCAACAACTCGAGCCTCGGCATGGTCAAGCTCGAGATGCTCGTCGAGGGACTGCCCGACCACGAGACCGACCACGAGGACGTCGACTACGCCGCGATCGCCAACGCCGTCGGGATCCACGCCGTGCGCATCACCGACCCGAAGAAGCTGAAGAGGCAGCTCGCCGACGCGCTCGCGACCCCTGGCCCCGTCCTTATCGACGTGGTCACTGACCCCGACGCCCTGTCGATGCCTCCGAAGATCACCGCCCAGCAGATCCGCGGCTTCGCCTCCGCCTCGACCAAGGTCGTGCTCGGCGGCGGCGTGGGCAAGATGCTCGACATGGCCGCTGCGAACCTTCGCAACATGCCGCGCTGA
- a CDS encoding arsenate reductase/protein-tyrosine-phosphatase family protein produces MPATTTPSPAGEPVRSVMFVCTGNVCRSAYAEHLLRHLVPDIEVSSAGTFALVGEGMEAQMAAELRRRGPDPSAFRASALDSRVLDADLVLTMSDRQLGFVVEEYPGTARRAGLVGHVPELAEQAGSGPLTRESIAAWSRLALPRGRNVPDPYRRPAAEAAACADLLDDLVGQLATLLSRT; encoded by the coding sequence ATGCCTGCGACGACCACGCCCTCCCCCGCCGGCGAGCCCGTGCGCTCGGTGATGTTCGTGTGCACCGGGAACGTCTGCCGTTCCGCGTATGCCGAGCATCTGCTGCGTCATCTGGTCCCGGACATCGAGGTGTCCAGCGCGGGGACGTTCGCTCTGGTGGGTGAGGGCATGGAGGCGCAGATGGCCGCGGAGCTGCGCCGCCGAGGACCGGATCCGTCGGCGTTCCGCGCCTCCGCGCTGGACTCCCGGGTCCTCGACGCGGATCTGGTGCTGACGATGTCCGACCGTCAGCTGGGGTTCGTCGTGGAGGAGTACCCCGGAACGGCACGACGTGCGGGGCTGGTCGGCCATGTGCCCGAGCTCGCCGAACAGGCCGGCAGTGGACCGCTGACCCGCGAGTCGATAGCGGCCTGGTCCCGACTGGCCCTTCCCCGCGGACGAAACGTCCCAGACCCCTACCGACGCCCGGCGGCGGAGGCTGCGGCGTGTGCTGACCTGCTGGATGATCTGGTGGGACAGTTGGCGACGCTGCTCAGCCGGACGTGA
- the manA gene encoding mannose-6-phosphate isomerase, class I has translation MQELEGRIQRYAWGSATAIPEFLGKEPDGGPWAEAWYGAHPVAPSRLDDGQGLDELIRQDARRALGDDVHRAFDGRLPYLLKIIAPDKPLSLQVHPGREHAAESFAAENAAGLALDDPERNYRDDNHKPEMLVALTRFNALCGFRTPRRAATILEGLDTRLTSRLHALLLANPTAHGMRAAFRTLVSRSMRPSQPLVDEVVAACRQRFENGRSPSPRIDRSVMSLAEHHPGDPGIVAALLLNPVTLDPGEALFVPAGTLHSYLSGTGVEIMAASDNVLRAGLTPKRVDAEEMLQCVSVQAAPPLRVAPERQTRRTVAYYAPVDDFELTLTTLEDPNGMFRPVHVVPGAGPRILLGLAGDVLLESGGGRRRLRAGEAVFVPASDGPVRAGGRGRFVQACVP, from the coding sequence ATGCAGGAGCTGGAGGGGCGCATACAGCGCTATGCCTGGGGCTCCGCGACCGCGATCCCGGAGTTCCTCGGGAAGGAGCCCGACGGAGGGCCTTGGGCCGAGGCCTGGTACGGCGCGCATCCGGTGGCGCCCTCCCGTCTCGACGACGGACAGGGCCTGGACGAGCTGATCCGGCAGGATGCCCGGCGGGCCCTCGGAGACGATGTCCACCGCGCATTCGACGGCAGGCTCCCGTACCTCCTGAAGATCATCGCTCCGGACAAGCCGCTGTCCCTCCAGGTGCACCCGGGCAGGGAGCACGCCGCCGAGTCCTTCGCCGCGGAGAATGCCGCAGGACTGGCGCTCGACGACCCTGAGCGCAACTATCGGGACGACAACCACAAGCCCGAGATGCTGGTCGCGCTCACCCGCTTCAACGCCCTCTGCGGTTTCCGCACACCCCGACGGGCGGCGACGATCCTCGAAGGGCTCGACACCCGACTCACCTCACGTCTGCATGCCCTGCTCCTTGCCAACCCCACCGCGCACGGAATGCGGGCCGCGTTCCGCACCCTCGTGTCCCGATCCATGCGCCCCTCACAACCCCTCGTGGACGAGGTGGTCGCCGCATGCCGGCAGAGGTTCGAGAACGGCCGCTCGCCATCTCCGCGCATCGACCGTTCGGTGATGAGCCTCGCCGAGCACCATCCGGGTGATCCCGGGATCGTCGCCGCACTGCTGCTGAACCCGGTCACGCTCGACCCGGGGGAAGCGCTCTTCGTCCCCGCGGGTACGCTGCACTCCTATCTGAGCGGCACCGGCGTGGAGATCATGGCTGCAAGCGACAACGTGCTGCGCGCGGGCCTGACCCCGAAACGGGTCGATGCCGAGGAGATGCTGCAATGCGTGAGCGTCCAGGCTGCACCGCCCCTTCGCGTCGCCCCGGAGCGGCAGACCCGACGCACCGTCGCGTACTACGCACCGGTGGACGACTTCGAACTCACTCTGACGACCCTGGAGGACCCGAACGGTATGTTCCGTCCGGTCCACGTCGTCCCCGGTGCCGGGCCGCGAATTCTCCTCGGACTCGCGGGTGACGTGCTCCTGGAGTCGGGCGGAGGCCGACGCCGGTTGCGCGCGGGAGAGGCCGTGTTCGTCCCGGCCTCGGACGGCCCGGTCCGCGCCGGTGGGCGTGGACGCTTCGTACAGGCGTGCGTTCCGTGA